Proteins from one Panthera leo isolate Ple1 chromosome D1, P.leo_Ple1_pat1.1, whole genome shotgun sequence genomic window:
- the CAVIN3 gene encoding caveolae-associated protein 3 — protein sequence MGESALEPGPVPAAPARGPVHAVTVVTLLEKLATMLEALRERQGGLARRQGGLAGSVRRIQSGLGALSRSHDTTSNTLAQLLAKAERVGSHADAAQERAVRRAAQVQRLEANHGLLVARGKLHVLLFKEEAEIPASAFQKAPEPLGLADQPQPGPEQPEAEVEESSDEEPVESRARRLRRSGLQKVQSLRRALSGRKGPAAPTPTPVKPPRLGPGRRADGQPEARPALEPKLEPEPPQDTEEDPGKSGAAEAAVLQVESAA from the exons CGCTGCTGGAGAAGCTGGCCACCATGCTGGAGGCGCTGCGGGAGCGGCAGGGGGGCCTGGCTcggaggcagggaggcctggcGGGCTCTGTGCGCCGCATCCAGAGCGGCCTGGGGGCGCTGAGCCGCAGCCACGACACCACGAGCAACACGCTGGCACAGCTGCTGGCCAAGGCGGAGCGCGTGGGCTCGCACGCGGACGCCGCCCAGGAGCGCGCCGTGCGCCGCGCCGCCCAGGTGCAGCGGCTGGAGGCCAACCACGGGCTGCTGGTGGCGCGCGGGAAGCTCCACGTCTTGCTCTTCAAG GAGGAGGCTGAAATCCCAGCCAGCGCCTTCCAGAAGGCGCCAGAGCCCTTAGGCCTGGCAGAccagccccagcctggcccagagcagccGGAGGCCGAAGTTGAGGAGAGCTCAGACGAGGAGCCTGTGGAGTCCAGGGCCCGGCGGCTTCGGCGCAGCGGGTTGCAGAAGGTACAGAGCCTGCGAAGGGCCCTCTCTGGTCGGAAAGGCCCCGCAGCACCAACGCCCACGCCAGTCAAGCCACCTCGCCTAGGCCCTGGCCGGAGGGCTGATGGCCAACCAGAAGCCCGGCCTGCCCTGGAGCCCAAGTTGGAGCCAGAACCTCCACAGGACACCGAGGAAGATCCCGGGAAATCTGGGGCTGCTGAAGCCGCGGTGCTCCAAGTAGAGAGTGCAGCCTGA